The genomic window TTGACATCCTCGGCACCGGCTTCCAGCGCCGCTTCAAAGATGGCGTCGAAATCGGCATCGTCGGGGAAGGTGATCAGCCCCTTGCGGTCAAACATGAAGGCGACCGAGCCGCTGACGCCGAGGTTGCCGTTGTGCTTGGCGAAAATATGGCGGACATCGGCCACGGTGCGGGTGCGGTTGTCGGTCATGAATTCAACGATCACCGCCACGCCGCCGGGGCCGTAGCCTTCGAAGACGCCTTCTTCGTAGGTGACTCCGTCCAGGTCGCCGGTGCCTTTTTTGATGGCCCGGTCAATATTGTCTTTGGGCATGTTCGCCTGCTTGGCCTTGTCGACCGCCAGCCGCAGGCGCGCGTTGGCCTCAAGGTCGCCGCCGCCGATCTTTGCGGCCACGGTGATTTCCTTGATCAGCTTGGTGAAGATTTTGCCGCGCTTGGCGTCCTGGGCCCCTTTCCGATGCTTGATGTTGGCCCATTTACTGTGTCCTGCCATACCTGGTATTCTCCTTTGATGCCTTGATATTGGTCGTGCTGCAGCGAAGGCCCCGGTGTCGTCTGTCACCGGCGGCATCGCGGAATACTGTCTCGTCGGGCGTTGCCGGGTGTGGCTTTCCGGTCGCAAAAACGAGCAATCCTACCATAGACGTCGCCGCCGGGACTACTGCAAAAGCCGGCCCGAAGGCCGGCTTTTGCAGATGGGAATCGCTGATTGTCGGGGCTCAGTGTTCGTCCGGAAAATTGCGGTACTGGATGATTTTGGTCCGGTCAATAATTTCAGTCACCCCGTCGATGGCCTCGATAATCTGCAGTGCTCTCGTCCGTTCTTCCCTGCTGTGCATGTGACCGGTGAAGGTGATAACGCCTTCAGCGGCGGTCAGTTCCGTATGCAGGGTGTCGATTTCCTTGTCGGCGGCGAGAGCGATTTCGGCCTTTTTCTGCAGGATCAGGTTGCTGAGAATTTTCTTCGAGGCTCCCTTGCGCTCCACAAGATTGCTGTCCATGACCCCGTCACAGATCATTTTGACGGCCATTTCGTGGGAGAGTCGGGAGGTATTGATGACCAGGTCATAGTCGAGCGGGTCTTCCCAGTCCCGGTCAAAGTAGTATTTGATGAACCCGGCCCGCTGCTGGTCGCTGCGCCGTACCAGGATGCGGGCGTAGTCGGGGTCGAGCCATTCACGTTCCGCCCAGCGTTCGACGCGTTCTTCGAAGGGAGCGATAATCCGCACCCGGAAGACGTTGGCGACCTGCTTGAGCAGGTCCTGGCCACCGCGACCGTAAATGATCACGTTGCCCTGCAGGGCCTTTTCGAGGATGATCAGTTCGATCTGGTGCAGGTCGACGGCCAGTTGGTCGTCGAGGGCATCGACGAATGCCGGCGGCTTTTCATCCGCCTGTTCGATGGCCTCTTCGGTCAGACCGTACTCGCCGGCTACTTCACGGATCGAATCGCCGTCTATCAGGGCGTAACCAAGTTTCTGGGCGGCTTCAACGGCAATTGGGATACCGCCGCTGCCCATCTCGCGTGAAATGGTGATGATGGCCATGATCTGTCCTTTGGTGAAAACGGCGCGGTGCCTGTGTCGTGAGTCCGGTCAGTTCCTCCGTTTCCGTTTGTTGACATGGAAACGGTTGTCCGCTGGACGGACTCGCTGATTCGGATTTTCCAGCCTCGCGAAGTTTAGCAACTGCTGTCCCGCTTGACAAGGGTTTGCTGAACGGCGGAAAAAGCACGATACCTGCGGGAACAGTGCTGGTCAGTATATGGCTTTTTGCATATACCTGAATCAGTGAGCCCTTGGTCGGCGGCCAGCACAAGTCATTGTCCTGCCTGAGCTTCCCAAAAATCACCAGCGAACCTATGGGTGCGCTTCAGATTTTTGGAAATCTCATTCAGGCCAAGCACTTGCACTCTCCATCCAACAGGGGCTCACTGATTCAGGATATACTGTAGGGAACCCTTGATGCTGGAGGAAAAACATGCCTCTGTTGCGGATAGCTGGAATTCTGCTGTCAATCTCGCTGCTGCTCCCGGTCGGCCCGGTCCGTGCGGCACAGGTCAGGAATATCAATGCCGATCAGGCACGGAAGATCATCGCGACAATGGATGATCTTTTTCTGCTCGATGTTCGGACCCCACAGGAATATGCCGAGGTGCGGCTGGACGGCGCCCGGCTGATTCCCATCAATGACTTTGTCGCCCGGATCGCTGAAGTCCCGAAGGACCGGCCGGTCCTGGTCTATTGCGCGGTCGGTTCACGCAGTTCACGGGTTGCCGATTATCTGGCCCGAAGCGGTTATGCCGATGTCTACAATCTGACCGGCGGCATCTGGGCCTGGCAGCTGCGCGGCTATCCGGTGCTGAAGGGGTTGCCCTGATGGGCCTCTTTATCTGGGCGCATCGGGGCGCGTCGGCACGTGCCCCGGAGAATACCCTGGCAG from Geothermobacter hydrogeniphilus includes these protein-coding regions:
- a CDS encoding YebC/PmpR family DNA-binding transcriptional regulator; translated protein: MAGHSKWANIKHRKGAQDAKRGKIFTKLIKEITVAAKIGGGDLEANARLRLAVDKAKQANMPKDNIDRAIKKGTGDLDGVTYEEGVFEGYGPGGVAVIVEFMTDNRTRTVADVRHIFAKHNGNLGVSGSVAFMFDRKGLITFPDDADFDAIFEAALEAGAEDVKQDNGIEVITDPADFETVKNALESAGLEMTTAEITMLPQTQTTVEGKHAEQLMKLIDKLEDNDDVQNVYANFDISDEEMDRIMG
- a CDS encoding cytidylate kinase family protein, with product MAIITISREMGSGGIPIAVEAAQKLGYALIDGDSIREVAGEYGLTEEAIEQADEKPPAFVDALDDQLAVDLHQIELIILEKALQGNVIIYGRGGQDLLKQVANVFRVRIIAPFEERVERWAEREWLDPDYARILVRRSDQQRAGFIKYYFDRDWEDPLDYDLVINTSRLSHEMAVKMICDGVMDSNLVERKGASKKILSNLILQKKAEIALAADKEIDTLHTELTAAEGVITFTGHMHSREERTRALQIIEAIDGVTEIIDRTKIIQYRNFPDEH
- a CDS encoding rhodanese-like domain-containing protein, translating into MPLLRIAGILLSISLLLPVGPVRAAQVRNINADQARKIIATMDDLFLLDVRTPQEYAEVRLDGARLIPINDFVARIAEVPKDRPVLVYCAVGSRSSRVADYLARSGYADVYNLTGGIWAWQLRGYPVLKGLP